GGCGCCAGCATCAGGGCGTGGGTGACATGGGCTTCGGCCACCCGTTCGTCATGCCAGTCGATGCCGGCGGCGATCAGGGCCTTTTGGGCGGGGTGGGGCAGGTCCAGCGGCAAACCAGCTACGTTCTCGAACATGGGCTCGAGTTCTCCAAGAGGGCGCGGCGGACCGGAATGTTTTAGCGTGTTTTTTTGATGGCGTCGATTCTTGCTTGACGGGGCTGGTGACTCATCCCTATAAACGCGCCTTCCAATTCTGTACTTGAACTCTTGATCTGACAGGTTTGATCCATGGCCCATCATCAGTCGGCTAAGAAGCGCATTCGCCAGACCGAGCGTCGCACCGAAGTCAACGGCGCTCGCGTTAGCCGTATCCGCACCTTCGTCAAGAAGGTCGAGCTCGCCATCGCCGGCGGCAATGCCGAGGAGGCTAAGGCCGCCCTCGCCGCCGCCCAGCCCGAACTGATCAAGGGCGCTCAGGCCGGCGTGCTGCACAAGAACACCGCTTCGCGCAAGGTCAGCCGTCTGGCTGCCCGCGTCAAG
This is a stretch of genomic DNA from Magnetospirillum gryphiswaldense MSR-1 v2. It encodes these proteins:
- the rpsT gene encoding 30S ribosomal protein S20, which produces MAHHQSAKKRIRQTERRTEVNGARVSRIRTFVKKVELAIAGGNAEEAKAALAAAQPELIKGAQAGVLHKNTASRKVSRLAARVKSMLPLA